In Anopheles gambiae chromosome 2, idAnoGambNW_F1_1, whole genome shotgun sequence, a single window of DNA contains:
- the LOC1276440 gene encoding dnaJ homolog subfamily C member 13 isoform X2 has protein sequence MANATEAGIDLECFLVTKHSWKGKYKRILSVGSTGVSTYNPDKFDVTNRWPYGEVISVLPNRSGNTAYEFVLNLRKDKKIDTIKLSSENRNEILTSLLKYHKEFAEKPKQTLKFNAYKHHWSGTTLPTVLEVTPGSLDQLDPTTSTVLASYNYKDIDGIIGIQDYPNGIVLAYGGHSRLHLFRVENNHEIVQMIVQNAQQYLGIDIKVLKKQISLEQFEQQRFGAYSGDQHQTSLSEFTVQKITPRHSEPMRRILCLTDTTVLERDPQTYSICTLRPLDNVYALVRHADNIQKFSIEYKNGLVRSYITNDRDSLLATLLDAVRSCGNQDVHVRISNTPRGKRVGPLTVSVDEETEANLLRYIISNYQYPVKRIDVMERFNANIPYSGLNYSVTQDSLFAESKERLITGALQALIGSKEDNAQLNNVELEASFHVLRRLLASKVGFAAFTNLPGFREAIGLKVVHALKRNDLAVTYAAIDMINSLMHSDHDLKQEQLNKSSLLHTKAFLEQLLDMWSKHVNLGSGALVLSAMLDFLTFALCVPYSETTDGKQFDLLLEMVAARGRTLYKLFQHPSLAIVKGSGLVMRALIEEGDTAISTQMQTLALDEAALCRHLLVALYTPSNDSTMITHRQLSRHLVGLWITDSDEAMNLLKRIFPAGLLSFLESEEAVPKEDVEEDKLNFRDNLKLAVQHSGNNSKQRLNYLIEKHLEGIKHWGMNLLDVRQEKLQQTQKNRPIVLRNRRQKKKVGEQVVNLPLFFYQFGKNHAMPNLIWNHKTREELRSALENELRQFTADKDLAGSMLVAWNYDEFEVQYQCLADEIKIGDYYIRLLLERDDWPQNLVKNPIELFNALYRRVLCRNRLNDDQLTVTSLQALAKVYKRYYEEIGYFSDMPYILQMLDRCLSPALRDALIILIKNLVLHKSNCRPLTDHVNYLVDLITLAHLHKGRATLNTKTNVIEAGPNMKLHEEKDWYYNVERENEKPERCGPVTFSELKELWSKGVLTPRTRCWAVGMDGWRSLQQIPQLKWCLMAKGTPLFNETELAQHVLDILNKCTSFFPSRARDGEAVLIPGPRLSRKLSEFICLPHIVQVCLTHDPGLLERVATLLCQIMEDNPEMSKVYLTGVFYFMLMYTGSNILPIARFLKMTHMKQAFRSEDSNSQSGIMHRSILGQLLPEAMICFLENHSAEKFAETFLGEFDTPEVIWSSEMRRMLIEKISAHIADFTPKLKGHTMARYPYLAIPVISYPQLENELFCHIFYLRHLCDTAKFPNWPIPDPVQLLKHTLDAWRKEVEKKPSEMTVQQAYLDLDFDVSKNPHPEESAIRKAYYRLAQMYHPDKNPNGREIFERVNRAYEFLCSRNALNTDGPNPSNIVLILRTQSILFERYSEELRPYKYAGYPQLIKTIRLETKDDQLFSKTVPLLSAASELCYHTVHCSALNAEELRREEGIEALLDAYSRCVSIMGVDSKRDSLHYEVISNITRCFDVACCFDSCRKKILELPQLIADVCRVVYFKHSLSVSLVTSLAVNNVELQCNLVRNGVLWSLMLFLFDYDFTLDESGVTSEEKSNTQQVANNLAKLSLLACVALAGYSMTLLDDPKSAVLRATSAAVTGSTKSTASNSPSGGRSDSPLTVATRQTNQTYSQNASNLIQNNSSLIQSVANIDKVLQERKNSDAAAVTGDEAEPPAECEKGLQNKKYKISALQAPANAVVKHILDQLLTPYVAGKMVTDSEQHVLKMLNSNTRNPYLIWDNGTRAQLTDFLEHQRTVASKEQYEDVSEIHELVQGFSYDAHRDELKIGGIFIRVYNEMPTFPITNPKSFVIDLLEFLKQGYNHLHGTAAPSNASANPVPASQALTGGILVPTKAWKPMVPAPPPKRPAGLQSPAATTPGSDISAVLSEYARSKQRNQLERTAGSVDGGSAQRYDFTNNPHAVRHLLMALQALISVIKSNTNVEMQCIGHFEMLFGLLSTSECGADNRTIKTLALEVVCLVSRNKECVTEIAACEIVGRYLIVLKDPDLREHQPRVLETLSGLLNVPKMIKEAHTKGAVVYLLDLFCNSNNPAIREQCAELLAKMNADKLSGPKVRITLCKYLPPVFLDAMIDSTSVAVQMYESTHEHPELIWNDDIRACVSDAVRDAADSFHVQQRRNAKAAWRDPEILPELLSSEVVVSGVYLRLYVSNPGWTLRKPKQFLADLLDFIVDSISRSGMDRDVLDLATTALVLLLNAQPNLADSIPVLGHIPKFFRQLSVQPKSALTVLHQLSLSEICVSAISQTECIPSLKSCMEHHRDLTSTACETLSRLFKCQHDSLIRQSLECQLIPYLVALLDSRLVLANNPAMVKAQIVATLKAMSANLTYGDRVTHLLNQYPIWAEYRDQKHDLFITDTDVRGYLMGAPNTTAGYLTQGPAKNVEVLTSPPPIDRDDPLFARSNSSGGSV, from the exons AAATTCAATGCCTACAAACATCACTGGTCCGGCACGACGCTGCCCACCGTGCTGGAAGTGACGCCGGGCTCGCTGGATCAGCTCGATCCCACCACCAGCACGGTGCTGGCCAGCTACAACTACAAGGACATCGATGGCATCATCGGCATACAGGACTACCCGAACGGGATCGTGCTGGCGTACGGTGGCCACAGCCGGTTGCATCTGTTTCGCGTGGAGAACAACCACGAGATCGTGCAGATGATCGTGCAGAACGCGCAGCAGTACCTGGGCATCGACATCAAGGTGCTGAAGAAGCAAATCTCGCTCGAGCAGTTCGAGCAGCAGCGGTTCGGCGCGTACAGTGGCGACCAGCATCAGACGTCCCTGTCGGAGTTCACCGTGCAGAAGATAACGCCGCGCCATTCGGAACCGATGCGCCGGATTCTGTGCCTCACCGATACGACCGTGCTCGAGCGCGACCCGCAAACGTACAGCATCTGCACGCTGCGACCGCTGGACAACGTGTACGCGCTGGTCCGGCACGCGGACAACATtcagaagttttcgatcgagTACAAGAATGGGCTGGTGCGGTCGTACATTACGAACGATCGCGACTCGCTGCTGGCCACGCTGCTGGACGCGGTACGGTCCTGCGGCAACCAGGATGTACACGTGCGCATCTCGAACACGCCACGGGGCAAGCGGGTCGGTCCGCTGACGGTGAGCGTGGACGAGGAGACGGAGGCGAACCTGCTGCGATACATCATCAGCAACTATCAGTATCCGGTGAAGCGTATCGATGTGATGGAGCGATTCAACGCTAACATTCCGTACAGTGGGCTCAACTACAGTGTCACGCAGGAT AGTCTTTTTGCGGAAAGCAAGGAACGGCTGATAACGGGTGCACTGCAGGCCCTGATCGGCAGCAAGGAAGATAACGCGCAGCTAAACAACGTCGAGCTGGAGGCATCGTTCCACGTGCTGCGCCGGCTGCTGGCTAGCAAAGTGGGCTTCGCCGCATTCACGAATCTCCCCGGGTTCCGGGAAGCGATCGGGCTGAAGGTGGTGCACGCCCTCAAGCGCAACGATCTGGCTGTGACGTACGCTGCCATCGATATGATCAACTCGCTGATGCACTCCGACCACGATCTGAAGCAGGAGCAGCTGAACAAGTCGTCGCTGCTGCACACGAAGGCCTTCCTCGAGCAGCTGCTGGACatgtggagcaagcacgtgAACCTGGGCAGCGGGGCGCTGGTACTGTCCGCGATGTTGGACTTTCTTACGTTCGCGCTGTGCGTACCGTACAGCGAGACGACGGATGGCAAGCAGTTCGATTTGCTGCTCGAGATGGTCGCTGCGCGGGGCCGTACGCTGTACAAGCTGTTTCAGCATCCTTCGCTGGCGATTGTAAAGGGCAGCGGGCTGGTAATGCGAGCGCTGATTGAGGAAGGCGATACGGCCATATCGACGCAGATGCAAACGCTAGCGCTGGACGAGGCGGCCCTCTGCCGGCACCTGCTGGTGGCACTATACACACCGTCGAACGATTCCACGATGATCACCCACCGTCAGCTGTCGCGGCATCTGGTGGGCCTGTGGATAACGGACAGTGACGAAGCGATGAATCTATTGAAGCGAATTTTC ccCGCAGGCTTGCTGTCATTTCTGGAAAGCGAAGAGGCCGTGCCGAAGGAAGATGTCGAGGAGGACAAGCTAAACTTCCGCGACAATCTGAAGCTGGCGGTGCAACATTCCGGCAACAATAGCAAGCAGCGCCTGAACTACTTAATCGAGAAGCATCTCGAGGGCATCAAGCACTGGGGCATGAATCTGCTCGACGTGCGCCAGGAGAAGCTGCAGCAGACGCAAAAGAATCGCCCGATCGTGCTGCGCAACCGGcgccagaagaagaaggtcgGCGAACAGGTGGTCAATTTGCCGTTGTTTTTCTACCAGTTCGGGAAGAACCACGCAATGCCGAACCTGATCTGGAACCACAAGACGCGCGAAGAGCTACGGTCGGCGCTGGAGAATGAGCTGCGCCAGTTCACCGCCGACAAGGATCTGGCCGGAAGCATGCTGGTGGCGTGGAACTACGACGAGTTTGAGGTGCAGTACCAGTGTCTGGCGGATGAGATTAAGATAGGAGATTATTACATTCGGTTGCTGCTGGAGCGGGACGATTGGCCGCAGAATTTGGTGAAAAATCC cATCGAACTGTTCAACGCGCTGTATCGGAGGGTGTTGTGCCGGAATCGATTGAACGATGATCAGCTTACGGTGACCTCGCTGCAAGCGCTAGCCAAAGTGTACAAACGGTACTACGAGGAAATTGGATACTTCAGTGATATGCCGTACATACTGCAAATGTTAGATAGG TGTCTTTCTCCAGCGCTCCGGGACGCACTGATCATACTGATCAAGAATCTAGTACTGCACAAATCCAACTGTCGCCCGCTAACCGACCACGTCAACTATCTGGTCGATCTGATCACCCTGGCCCACCTGCACAAAGGACGCGCAACACTGAACACCAAAACGAACGTGATCGAGGCCGGTCCAAACATGAAGCTGCACGAGGAGAAGGACTGGTACTACAATGTGGAGCGCGAGAACGAAAAGCCGGAGCGCTGCGGTCCGGTGACGTTTTCCGAGCTGAAGGAGCTCTGGTCGAAGGGCGTGCTGACGCCCCGCACGCGCTGCTGGGCGGTCGGCATGGACGGGTGGCGCTCGCTGCAACAAATACCTCAGCTAAAGTGGTGCCTGATGGCGAAGGGCACGCCGCTGTTCAACGAGACGGAGCTGGCCCAGCACGTGCTGGACATACTGAACAAGTGCACCAGCTTCTTCCCGAGCCGGGCCCGGGACGGCGAGGCGGTCCTCATCCCTGGCCCGCGGCTGTCGCGCAAGCTGTCCGAGTTCATCTGCCTGCCGCACATCGTGCAGGTGTGCCTGACGCACGATCCGGGCCTGCTGGAGCGCGTGGCCACGCTGCTCTGCCAGATCATGGAGGACAACCCGGAAATGTCGAAGGTGTACCTGACGGGTGTGTTCTACTTCATGCTAATGTACACCGGCAGTAACATTCTGCCGATCGCTCGCTTCCTGAAGATGACGCACATGAAGCAAGCGTTCCGCAGCGAGGACAGCAACTCGCAGTCGGGCATTATGCATCGTAGCATTCTCGGGCAGCTGCTGCCGGAAGCGATGATCTGCTTCCTGGAGAATCACAGTGCGGAAAAGTTTGCCGAAACGTTCCTGGGCGAGTTCGACACGCCGGAGGTGATATGGAGCTCGGAGATGAGGCGCATGCTAATCGAAAAGATTTCGGCGCATATTGCCGATTTCACGCCGAAGCTGAAGGGACACACGATGGCCCGGTACCCGTACCTGGCCATACCGGTCATCAGCTATCCGCAGCTGGAGAATGAACTGTTCTGTCACATCTTCTACCTGCGGCATCTGTGCGATACGGCCAAGTTCCCCAACTGGCCCATACCGGATCCG GTGCAACTGTTAAAGCACACGCTCGATGCTTGGCGCAAAGAGGTCGAGAAGAAGCCTTCGGAGATGACCGTACAGCAGGCGTACCTCGATTTGGACTTTGACGTGAGCAAAAACCCCCACCCAGAAGAGTCGGCCATCCGGAAGGCTTACTACCGGCTGGCCCAGATGTACCATCCGGACAAAAATCCCAACGGCAGG GAAATCTTCGAACGCGTTAACCGTGCGTACGAGTTTCTGTGCTCGCGCAACGCGCTCAACACGGACGGGCCGAACCCGAGCAACATTGTGCTGATACTGCGCACCCAGTCGATCCTGTTCGAGCGCTACTCGGAGGAGCTGCGCCCGTACAAGTACGCCGGCTATCCGCAGCTCATCAAAACGATCCGCCTGGAAACGAAGGACGACCAGCTGTTCTCCAAAACGGTGCCGCTGCTGAGCGCTGCGTCCGAGCTGTGCTACCACACGGTACACTGTTCGGCGCTGAACGCCGAAGAGCTGCGGCGCGAGGAAGGCATCGAGGCGCTGCTCGACGCGTACTCGCGCTGCGTGTCCATCATGGGCGTCGATTCCAAGCGCGACTCGCTGCACTACGAGGTGATCTCGAACATTACGCGCTGCTTCGATGTGGCCTGCTGCTTCGACAGCTGCCGGAAGAAGATCCTCGAGCTGCCGCAGCTGATCGCGGACGTGTGCCGGGTGGTGTACTTTAAGCACTCGCTCTCGGTCAGCCTCGTTACCAGCCTGGCGGTGAACAACGTGGAGCTGCAGTGCAATCTCGTGCGCAACGGTGTCCTCTGGTCGCTGATGCTGTTCCTGTTCGATTACGACTTTACCCTCGATGAGAGTGGCGTCACGTCGGAGGAGAAGTCGAACACGCAGCAGGTAGCGAACAATCTGGCCAAACTGTCGCTGCTCGCCTGCGTCGCCCTGGCCGGCTACAGTATGACGCTGCTGGACGACCCCAAGTCGGCTGTACTGAGGGCGACATCGGCAGCAGTGACCGGTTCTACCAAATCCACCGCTAGCAACAGTCCCTCCGGTGGGCGAAGCGATTCCCCGCTCACGGTAGCGACGCGGCAAACCAACCAAACGTACTCGCAAAACGCATCCAACCTGATACAGAACAACTCGAGCCTGATCCAGTCGGTGGCCAACATCGATAAGGTACtgcaggaaaggaaaaacagcGATGCGGCGGCAGTGACCGGTGACGAAGCGGAACCACCGGCAGAATGTGAAAAGGGTTTGCAGAACAAGAAGTACAAAATCAGTGCGCTGCAGGCGCCGGCGAATGCGGTGGTGAAGCATATCCTGGACCAGCTGCTGACGCCGTACGTGGCGGGCAAGATGGTGACGGACAGCGAGCAGCACGTGCTGAAGATGCTGAACTCGAACACGCGCAACCCGTATCTGATATGGGACAATGGGACGCGGGCCCAGCTGACGGACTTTCTCGAGCATCAGCGCACGGTCGCGTCGAAGGAGCAGTACGAAGACGTGTCGGAAATACACGAGCTGGTGCAAGGTTTCTCGTACGATGCGCATCG CGACGAGCTTAAGATTGGTGGAATTTTCATCCGCGTGTACAACGAAATGCCCACGTTTCCGATAACGAACCCGAAAAGCTTCGTGATCGATCTGCTCGAGTTTCTCAAGCAGGGCTACAATCACCTGCACGGAACGGCAGCTCCATCGAACGCAAGTGCCAATCCGGTTCCCGCCAGCCAAGCGCTAACTGGTGGCATCTTGGTCCCTACGAAAGCGTGGAAGCCGATGGTACCGGCACCTCCTCCGAAGCGTCCGGCCGGTTTGCAATCGCCAGCCGCAACGACCCCCGGCAGCGACATCAGTGCCGTGCTGAGCGAGTACGCCCGCTCGAAGCAGCGCAACCAGCTGGAACGGACAGCCGGCAGTGTCGATGGTGGTTCCGCGCAGCGGTACGATTTCACTAACAATCCGCACGCCGTCCGGCACCTGCTGATGGCACTGCAGGCCCTCATCTCCGTGATCAAATCGAACACCAACGTCGAAATGCAGTGCATCGGACACTTTGAAATGCTGTTCGGGCTGCTCTCGACGAGCGAGTGCGGAGCGGACAATCGCACGATCAAAACGCTAGCGCTCGAGGTCGTCTGTCTGGTGTCGCGCAACAAGGAGTGCGTGACCGAGATAGCGGCCTGCGAGATCGTTGGCCGCTACTTGATCGTGCTGAAGGATCCGGACCTGCGCGAGCATCAGCCGCGCGTGCTGGAAACCCTGTCCGGGCTGCTGAACGTGCCCAAGATGATCAAGGAGGCGCACACGAAGGGTGCGGTCGTCTATCTGCTCGATCTGTTCTGCAACTCCAACAACCCGGCGATACGGGAACAGTGTGCCGAGCTGCTGGCGAAGATGAACGCGGACAAGCTGAGCGGGCCGAAGGTGCGCATCACGCTGTGCAAGTATCTGCCGCCCGTCTTCCTGGACGCGATGATCGACTCCACCTCGGTCGCGGTGCAGATGTACGAGTCGACGCACGAGCACCCGGAGCTGATCTGGAACGACGACATCCGGGCGTGCGTGTCGGACGCGGTGCGCGACGCGGCGGACAGCTTCCACGTGCAGCAGCGGCGCAACGCCAAGGCGGCCTGGCGCGATCCGGAGATACTGCCCGAGCTGCTGTCGAGCGAGGTGGTCGTGTCGGGCGTGTACCTGCGCCTGTACGTGTCCAATCCGGGCTGGACGCTGCGCAAACCGAAACAGTTCCTGGCCGACCTGCTGGACTTCATCGTGGACAGTATCAGCCGGAGCGGCATGGACAGGGACGTGCTGGATCTGGCCACGACcgcgctggtgctgctgctgaacgcACAGCCCAACCTGGCCGACTCGATACCGGTGCTGGGGCACATACCGAAGTTTTTCCGCCAGCTTTCCGTTCAGCCAAAGAGTGCCCTCACAGTATTGCATCAGCTTTCCCTTTCGGAG ATCTGTGTCAGCGCAATCTCCCAGACGGAATGTATACCGTCGTTGAAATCTTGCATGGAGCACCATCGGGATCTGACGTCGACGGCGTGCGAAACGTTGAGTCGATTATTCAAATGTCAGCAT GATTCACTGATTCGTCAATCACTCGAGTGTCAATTAATTCCCTACCTGGTCGCGCTGCTCGACAGCCGGCTCGTGCTGGCGAACAATCCGGCCATGGTAAAGGCGCAGATTGTTGCCACGCTGAAAGCGATGAGCGCCAACCTCACGTACGGCGATCGGGTCACGCATCTGCTCAACCAGTACCCGATCTGGGCGGAGTACCGTGACCAGAAGCACGATCTCTTCATAACCGATACGGACGTGCGCGGATATCTAATGG GCGCACCGAACACGACCGCTGGCTATTTGACGCAAGGGCCGGCAAAGAACGTCGAAGTGCTCACTTCGCCACCGCCCATCGATCGGGATGATCCACTGTTTGcgcgcagcaacagcagcggtgGGAGTGTGTAG